GTCGTGTAGATATCATCGATGAGCAGGATGTTCAGTCTGTTGGCACTCCAAGGTGCCCGCCACTCCCAGAGGCCTTGGCTGCCCGTATAGGAAAAAGCACCGGACATGCTCCGTTCCCGCTCCTTTCTGCCTTTTTGCTTGCTCAGCTTGGCCGTATCCTTGACGCGCAGCAAAAGAGAGCGGTAGGGGACGTCAATCAACCGCGACAGCTCCCGTGCCACCAGCTCCATCTGGTTAAATCCCCGCTCGGCTAACCGGCTATGATGCAGCGGCACCTCAGTCACACATGCAAAACGCAAATGAGCGTATGAGCGCAAAAAAGCAATCGCAAGAAGCGAGGCAAAGTACGCCGCCATTCGCTCATCTCCGCGATACTTGTACCTGCCCAAGAGGTCCTTGCCGCCCTGACTGTAGAGCAGCAGCCCTCTATTTTGAACTGGAAACGGGGTGTGCTGCGGAAGCCTGGTACAATCCGCGCAAAGCTCGTCGCCTTCTGGCTGCAAGGAGCCGATGCCAGTCCTTCCCCCGTCTCGTGGTCCAGGCCGCAGCATCCAAGCTGTACCGTCTTCCTGCTCTGGCCAGTCCAGATTCCGCTCCAACCTTTCCAGATTCCGCTCCATCCTGTCCAGATCCCGCCCGCAGCCATGGCAAATCCGCTCGCCGATCACCTGCCACTCTTCCAGACAGATGCCGCAAAGCGGGAGTCCCGCCACCAGCCGATAGATGCGAGGGTACGTCGCGGGGCGGGAGAGACGACGGCTCCAGCGTCTAACCTGCTCCTCCCTTCCCCGCTGTCCCACCACGCCGCCGCAGCTGAAACAGTCTCTCCCGCTCACCGCTCATCGCCTGCCTCTCGCATACGCGCCGCCAGCAGATTCATCCGCCGAATCTGACGGACAGCCGCCCGGGAGGCCGACGTCCGATACGCTTCGAGAAAAAGCACCGTGCCATCCGGTGCATCCGCAGACCTGCCGACCCTCCCCGCGATTTGCACCAGCGATGCTTCGTCAAACACAGGCGCCTCCGCCCCCATCACGATGACATCGCTCCGGGGGATGGTCACCCCGCGCTCCAGGATCGTGGTCGTAATCATCACCATCAGCTCCTTGGCGCGAAACCGCCGGACCTTTTCCTCCCTCTCTGGATCGGCCGCATGTACGCCCGCCATCGCCTCCGCATAGGCCGGCAGCTTCTCCTGCAAATAGCGAAGGACCCGCTCCACCTGTTCGACTCGCGGGACAAATACGAAGACCTGCCGCTCCTGTCCAAGAGATTCGGCCATGGGATCCAGCAGTTCGGGAATCGGACGTCCCGCGGTCAATCGCTTGTACAGTCCGCTCACCGTCGAAATGCGCGGCACGGGCAAGGGAGATCCGTGGTATCTGCCTGGGAGCAGGACGTGAGTGGGCGAGCCCTGCGACGCATATCCGGCTCTCGGGACCAGCCTCTTCTGCAAATACCGGGGCGGTGTGGCGCTGAGGTAGAGTATTTTGCCTCCGGGCTGAACGGCGCGAGCCAACACCCGGTAGAGAACGGGATTATTGTGATAGGGGAATGCATCCACTTCATCGAGGACGACCAGCGGGAAGCGCTGATAGTACCGCATCACCTGGTGTGTCGTCGCGATCGTGATATCGCCGTCCTCCCACTTTTCTCGGCTGGAGCCGTGGACAGCGATGACACGGGCGGCAGGAAAGACGGCCCTGATGCGCGGCGCCAGCTCCAGCACAACATCCTTGCGCGGCGTGGCGATCAGGACTCGTCCGCCTGCACGCAATGTCTCGGCCACAGACGGAAACAGCAGCTCGGTTTTCCCGGCGCCACAGACAGCCCAAAGCAGAAATTCCGACGGTCCGGGCCGAGTCGCCGCTGCGAACTGTCGCGCCTTTTCCGCAGCCACCTTCTGCATGGGGGAGTATTGCCCTCTCCAATAGAGAGCAGCCGCCTCGCCATCTCCGGAGCGGGTGCTCGAGCCGGGGACACAGATATACGGTGTGCAGCATTTGCTCCTCCCCATATCCAGGCACTCCGTACAATAGCCGCAGCCCTGCTCGCATGTATGGCAGCGTGCGAGCACGACGGACTGATCGGAGCCGCATCTGGCGCACACCAGTCTGATTTCATGCCGGAGCCAGCTTTTCTTGATGCTCCACTCGATGCCTGGCTTCCGTTCCGCTTTGCCCAGGAGGGTGTTCCACTGAAGACAATGCTCCAGCGAACGGGGAGTAAATCCCTTTTGTTCGAGATAAGAAGCAGTCTCCTCCCAGAGCAGCGCCCGTCCGTTTAACAGGTGGAGCCATTTTGCGGATTCGTATGGGATGTCGTGGATAGATCGATCTGCGAAAACCATGGACGGCTCGGAAACGGATCTGGCGGCTATGATTGCATCCGTTTGTGCATCCGTCGGGGCAATTTTTGTGGCATTCGCCGGGTTAACCATCGGGATATCCTTTGGCATATCCTTTGGCATATCCTTCGGGACATCCGTCTGGCCATCCGCTAACGCCCTTCTCTCCAGAGTGTCTCCTCCTGCCGCTTCAAAGGAAAACCAACGATCCCCAATGGGTGTCATACCGGCCGCTCGCCTGCCATATAATACATTGGCCTCCCTGACATGCGAGCTGGCAATCTGACGTAGCCGTCCTACGCTTTTTTCGCTAAATGCCCGCCGGGATAGCTCTGCATTCAGCTCCCCGCGCAGGTAAAAGGCGAGGGCGAGCGATCTGCTTTTGCCGATCACATACAGCTGTGCCCCCTCTCTTTCCCGCCAAAACGCCTGATCTACATGAAAGCACGGCGTGATATGCGCCTGTGCTGTCCTCCCCAACACTTTGATATAAAGCAGGTATTCCCGCATGAGATCCACCCCCGCCTTTATCTGGTAAGCCTAGTGTCCAACAAGACAGCATACGGCTGCAAATAAATCGGAGGAAGCGGGCAAGATCTCCGCCATTTCTTGCGAAAAACCCAAAAAATAGCACGCTCACTGAGCGTGCTGCTGCTCGCCTTCCCGGCGAAGGTCTATGGTCATGACAGGCGACGCCGACATCGCACCCTCCGGCTCTTCTCGCCTGCATGGGTAATCTGTGCGTTCCAGTACCGCCATGATCCGAATGGTATCGTCGACCGACCCATCATCTTGATAAGAAATGGATATCGGGACACCTCTTACATATGAGTGGAATTGAAGCTTCCGGACCACTTGCTCCACGACATCCCCCGAATTGAACAGAAGCAAGCGATAGTGCTCGCCACTCGGGGACACATCATTTCCCCGCCGTCCCATCCACCAGTTAGCCAATCCCACCAGCAGAGAGGAGCCTCCATATGCCGCCAGCAACCAGATCACCAACTCTTCCATCACGGTCATACCTCCTCCTGAGATCAAGGTATGCGTGACGGCTTGGATTGGGGAATCTGCGGTTGCTGATCTTGCCGGGTGATTCTAGAGCTTTACCCAGCCATTTTTAATCGAAATGACGACGGCTTGCGTCCGGTCCTGTACGCTCAGCTTTTGCAAGATGCTGCTGACGTGGTTTTTCACCGTCTTCTCACTGATGAACAGGAATTCCCCAATCGCCCTGTTGCTCTTTCCCTCTGCCATTAGCTGCAGCACCTCCCGCTCTCTCCGTGTGAGCGATTCGATCACCTTCGGATCGACCGGATCGGAATCATCCAAGGATCCCCCGCGGTCACCTGTGCCTTCCTGCTCGCTGAGGCGGCGGAATTCGTCGATCAGCTTGCCAGTCACCTTGGGGTGAATATACGCACCGCCGGAGGCCACGACGCGGACCGCTTCCACCAGGTCATTGGTGCCCATCTCCTTCAAAAGATAACCGGAAGCGCCGGAGCGCAGCGTGCGGTAGACATAGCCTTCGTCGTCATGGATCGAGAGCATGATCACCCGCGTGCTCGGACTCACTGAAATGACTTGTTCGGCGGCCGATACGCCGCTGACATTCGGCATGTTGATATCCATCAAAACGACGTCAGGCTTGTGGTCTTCGGCCAGACGGAAGGCTTCGTCC
This sequence is a window from Brevibacillus composti. Protein-coding genes within it:
- a CDS encoding glycosyltransferase family 2 protein, encoding MEELVIWLLAAYGGSSLLVGLANWWMGRRGNDVSPSGEHYRLLLFNSGDVVEQVVRKLQFHSYVRGVPISISYQDDGSVDDTIRIMAVLERTDYPCRREEPEGAMSASPVMTIDLRREGEQQHAQ
- a CDS encoding DEAD/DEAH box helicase, whose protein sequence is MREYLLYIKVLGRTAQAHITPCFHVDQAFWREREGAQLYVIGKSRSLALAFYLRGELNAELSRRAFSEKSVGRLRQIASSHVREANVLYGRRAAGMTPIGDRWFSFEAAGGDTLERRALADGQTDVPKDMPKDMPKDIPMVNPANATKIAPTDAQTDAIIAARSVSEPSMVFADRSIHDIPYESAKWLHLLNGRALLWEETASYLEQKGFTPRSLEHCLQWNTLLGKAERKPGIEWSIKKSWLRHEIRLVCARCGSDQSVVLARCHTCEQGCGYCTECLDMGRSKCCTPYICVPGSSTRSGDGEAAALYWRGQYSPMQKVAAEKARQFAAATRPGPSEFLLWAVCGAGKTELLFPSVAETLRAGGRVLIATPRKDVVLELAPRIRAVFPAARVIAVHGSSREKWEDGDITIATTHQVMRYYQRFPLVVLDEVDAFPYHNNPVLYRVLARAVQPGGKILYLSATPPRYLQKRLVPRAGYASQGSPTHVLLPGRYHGSPLPVPRISTVSGLYKRLTAGRPIPELLDPMAESLGQERQVFVFVPRVEQVERVLRYLQEKLPAYAEAMAGVHAADPEREEKVRRFRAKELMVMITTTILERGVTIPRSDVIVMGAEAPVFDEASLVQIAGRVGRSADAPDGTVLFLEAYRTSASRAAVRQIRRMNLLAARMREAGDER
- a CDS encoding response regulator, giving the protein MEKVQQQEISIVIVDDHQLFREGVKRILEMEKDFRVVGEGADGDEAFRLAEDHKPDVVLMDINMPNVSGVSAAEQVISVSPSTRVIMLSIHDDEGYVYRTLRSGASGYLLKEMGTNDLVEAVRVVASGGAYIHPKVTGKLIDEFRRLSEQEGTGDRGGSLDDSDPVDPKVIESLTRREREVLQLMAEGKSNRAIGEFLFISEKTVKNHVSSILQKLSVQDRTQAVVISIKNGWVKL
- a CDS encoding ComF family protein; the protein is MSGRDCFSCGGVVGQRGREEQVRRWSRRLSRPATYPRIYRLVAGLPLCGICLEEWQVIGERICHGCGRDLDRMERNLERLERNLDWPEQEDGTAWMLRPGPRDGGRTGIGSLQPEGDELCADCTRLPQHTPFPVQNRGLLLYSQGGKDLLGRYKYRGDERMAAYFASLLAIAFLRSYAHLRFACVTEVPLHHSRLAERGFNQMELVARELSRLIDVPYRSLLLRVKDTAKLSKQKGRKERERSMSGAFSYTGSQGLWEWRAPWSANRLNILLIDDIYTTGSTLRACADAVRKGLGERVQVYGLTCFR